In Cydia splendana chromosome 18, ilCydSple1.2, whole genome shotgun sequence, the genomic window attattttaataacgcatgtacagtcgccatcagatatatcggagcggccaaggtgctcacaaatatcggaacacgcctctattgtcagggcgttagagcgcgtgttcagatattgtgaacaccttggccgctccgatatatctgatggcgactgtacctaatttCAGGGTCTTCACTTCAGGCAGCTTCAGGCGTTCAGGATATAGGTAAGGTTATCTCCCTCTTTTCCTCTTCTTAACGTTGTCCTGGAGTCTTGCTGCAGCTCACttagagcctggggtccgctaggcaactaatcccaggaaaTGGCGTaaatactagtttttacgaaagcgactgtttatttcacgattttttaggattccgtacctcaCAAGCAAAACACGGAACCCTTATAtaataggatcactcgtgcgtctgtctgtctgtctgtccgtcagtCACAGCCtgttttctccgaaactactggaccaattaagttgaaatttgctacacacatgtaagtttgtgaccacagacacaatacaatacaatacaaatcatctttattgcacaacgtcaataaaaacattttcaccacaccagctcggaaaggcttactttgcacttcaaaaactgatctcatagtttcattttattcacatgtgaggcaaagtaatcaaatgcaaattttgagttgttttcttatgtttgatggtagaattaacttttaaatgtagattttggatgataaatatttaataacattcatttggatttgatttggtttgatattttacatttaatatttgcttcgggttggtgtggtgaaaaattttgtgtgtcactcgggggcaaattttgtttaaccgctcgtgctaatattgatacctacccgagcaagcgaaatattcgaaaaatggaatcttgagcgttgcgagggtttcaaagcacgaggattaaataaaataaaaaaaaaacaactttgcccccttgtaaaacaaataactattacagagAGACATACATAATACATGAAGACAGAGGCAACAAAAGGCGCTCTTATTGCAAAAGAGctatctcttccagacaacctttaggtagTGGAGGAATAACAATATTAATTAAACTATTTACGAGGTGCAAAAAACTAAATTGGAAACTACATAGTTCTGAAGaaaatacctatataattaaaaataatatacaatgaaatttgctatacatatgggggttttcagggACGAAAAATCGGTCTAGTTCAtactgggaaaacgcgcatttttgtaTCTTTACATGTTTTCCGTGCAAAGCTCTGTCACCCAGATATTATCATAATAAATTAAACATACCTAgctaatattgtcttcggttactcCATGCATGGTGGCTAGCCATGGAGCGTGCCATGCTCGGTATCAAGCTTCAAGATCGAGTAAGGAATGTCGAGATCCGTCGCCGCACCAAGGTGTATGACGTGGGTTTCGTCATTACCAAACTAAAATGgaattgggcgggacatgttgctaggcagagtgatggcaggtggactaaaatgttaacagaatAGTGGCTGCTTTcaaatgaaagaagcgcctggcgtccgttggctcgttgggtggatgacatccggaaaattgcgggtcacttctggacgagattagctcaggaccgagacaagtggcgtactagaagagaggcctatgctcagcagtgggcgataaagggttgatatgatgatgatggttactcaagaaataaaactattgaaacggattaaaGGATTAAAttttctcgggtcagaggtgtagggttatcTTTGCTTGAAAGTAGTTGTAATGTAGAACTAGCCTTATGAACCAATTTTGCATGTAATGTAAGTTGGCATTAACATTTTTAGTGTATGATTTAGatggttcattattttgtaagtgggtagtttttgcacagtgtattagtttttcctcagtcacccgttgaccacgaacgctgtaaagttCGTGGTCAACGtcgttcgaaacgtcgggatgtagtatgaattcaatatacgcgatataatccgtttcaatagttttatttcataccTAGCTAAGCTACAAGGTACGTTCTGGAACGACGCGCGCATTCAGCAAACAGGTGGCGTATGTACACAAAAATTATTATTGTCTACGACACTACAATATCTCAATCAATCCACAATTAAACTACATTGTTCTAAATCGCAAGGTAACATTGACATTGTTCTTGTTTTTCCGATCAAGTCAATATTTGTGCTTGCTGGAGGAACGTCATTGGTCTACGGGTTTTTGGGTATAAAAAGGCCCAGAGGTTTTTGATCGGCATCAGTTCGGTTTCAACTCTCACCACAATGAGAGCAACCACCCTCGTGATCTTGTGCTGTGCGGTGGCGGTAAGTCCTTCTTTTCTATcttcatcataacttaagagctttgctcttcggtggagtaatcgccaaccATTAGTTTCTTGTGCCAgccttttaatttcctcatacgacgcattcttttttatttggctgagataagtaATTCTAGGTCTCCCTTCTTCTCTTGTTTTTTCAATCCTGCCTTCCAGGATGTTTAGGAAAAAGTTGGCATGCCGTATAAGGTGTCCTACCATCATGACTCTCCTATTTCTTATTTCATTTAATAAGCATCGCTTTTCTCCTAGTTATCATACTCAGGACCTTttctatcttatcttatcttatatatgtatattgttttcaTTTTAACAGCAATCAATCTGTATACGCTCCGCTGGTTGGGCACGGGCCTTTTCTTGAAAGAGAGAGCTTACTTCATTCACATCCCTTTTTTCACTCTGATTTGAAATCTATGAACTCGCACTAAGTATGGCTTAACACATTGAGTGCCGGgagttctctgttcgtagtcgctttCCTCTAAAAAGAGGGAAGACACTGGGATCGGCTATGAGCGTGTAGCGCTACGAAAGCGTTGGCAGTGAATATGTTAAAATATTCactcttttttttctttgttacaTTAGAGTCCAATACATTAATTTCATTTAGCATTAAAAAATTTCAAAGCGACATCTACTTCAATATTATTGCctcaacaaaaataaaaatacatttcagaTAGGATTAGACAGAAGGGTAGATCTTAAAGGCCCGCAACGCAGTTCAACCCTTAGCTCTGGTGGGTGTCCATTGGCGACgttaatcgcttaccatcaggccaTTTGTTAGCTCGTTTGTTCTGAAAGATGGTTCTTATGGTGCAGTTTTAATGATATTATTTAATAAGTAATATTTCCCAATTACACGCttaaaaccagttcaaaataaaatatcgaaGAAGACAATATTTCAACCCATAGGTACCGATTTAGCGGCTTTcgtaaataatacaataatatctgggagaccgagctttgctcggaaaacatattcGGGGGGTGAGcggtcaaacccgataagtcgagatattttttcattcgaaTAAGAATTGCACGCACGTCATATAGTTctaattttaatgaaaaaatatctCGACTTATCGGATTTGACCGCTTACCCCTAATATaagaactcaaaaatgcgctttttcccagagataagatcgATCTACGATTTCTGGCCCCCAAAAACCCCCCCCActtagcaaatttcatcgaaatcgttagaaccgtttccgagatccccgaaaaaTATTATAGTTCAATACGATACTTACAAGTGCGATGCAAATCtctacctttaaacgagcaattcttgtatatataactatttacagtacatatggtgctactttacagccctagtgcggtaactagcactattacgtgcgtatgtcgaaaatttgaagggccatatgtattgtaaaacgttgtacaatacacgtgcgaaaaggttaTTCACAACTCGTGtaaatttaaaacactcccttcggtcgtgatttaattgcgatttttctaattttcacACTCgaatcgtaatgtactatttcagtGATCTTCTAGAGCAGCGGTTTCCAAACTTTTTTAGTTGCGGatcccttttggaaagcgaaatatttgacggagtcccaaataaaaaaaatgcgttCGTCACCGTGGACTAGAGCTAAAAATATGCCTATTCGTTCTCTATTgaattctttgggccgtaatgctaCATCACCCTTCGCCTTCAAGCATTTTGAAATGTTGAAGACGAATATGCAATCCATAATTTAAAGGtcgcaaataaaaaaaacaacgtttATTTTTGACGAACTGTCTggtctagtgggtagtgaccctgcctgtgaagcagAATCCcggtaaaggcatttatttgtgtgattaacacaaatatttgttcatcagccatgggtgttttctatgtacctacatatttatctgTACTATAAGAATGTATAcctatcgtcgcctagcacccagtacaagctttgcttagtttgggttTGTTTATTTTACAGTACGCCGGAGCCCAACAAGTCGATGAAGATGACGCACTTGCGGCTATATGGAACTTGGAAAGCCAAATGAGTGAAACCGCATTTGACAAAAAGGATTCAGTTTCCGTCGAAAACGGAACAACTTACGAAAAACAAACGACCCGAAAGGAGTTCCACAGACAAGTTGCTAAACCAAATGTCTCAGGAGAAGACAAGATAGTGAGGACGTTCGTCATCGAGACCGATGCTGACGGTCAAGAGACCATTTACGAAGAGGATGTGGTCATCCACAAGGTGCCAGGTGGCGAAAGCACGTCTACCACCACTGGACGCCGCGCCATTTCAGGTTTCGGTGGCTCTTCAGCCAGCTCTAACGCTGCAGCCAGCGCCGGTGCCCGCCCTGGCCCGCAATCTGGTTCAGCATCCTCATCAGCTAATGCTGCTGCATTAGCTCAATCAGGACCACAAAGACCAAGCGGGCCACGAGGACTATCAGGCCCACAAGGACCATACGGACCACAAAAAGGCCCACAAGGTATTAATATATGTAgcattaaggtgacagtccatttccaacaacagcagcactaccattcattttactatggaaattgacaataacaccgacgcgttcgtactagtagtgcagctgcggtcagaaatggaatgttacatTTACTCTACgacattttgtaaataaattttagGTAAAAGAGAGCCTATTActtcatgtttttttataattgtaatctaataaaaaaaaccggtgtCCTGAGATGTCGCGAGTACGAATTTTTCC contains:
- the LOC134799707 gene encoding fibroin heavy chain-like; protein product: MRATTLVILCCAVAYAGAQQVDEDDALAAIWNLESQMSETAFDKKDSVSVENGTTYEKQTTRKEFHRQVAKPNVSGEDKIVRTFVIETDADGQETIYEEDVVIHKVPGGESTSTTTGRRAISGFGGSSASSNAAASAGARPGPQSGSASSSANAAALAQSGPQRPSGPRGLSGPQGPYGPQKGPQGINICSIKVTVHFQQQQHYHSFYYGN